A region of the Leptospiraceae bacterium genome:
AAGAGCTATGTTCAGCGGGATATCTATGCTTATAGCCATTTTAACTGCTTATATTTTAGCAAAGACCCTGGGAAATAACCACGAAAAAAGAATATTTATTTTTACTCCTCTTCTAATATCCTCTCCTGCAATAGCTATTACCTTACAGGTAGGCAACTTTCACCTAACGGCAATCAGCATTAGTTTACTGGTTTGGGCCTACTTAGAAAAGAATAAAAATGCAATTTCCGGAACCCTACTTTCAATAGTAACACTTTCTAAAATATCACCCGGCATTTTAGGAATTATGCTAGTATTTCAAAAAAAATACAAAGCCATATTAAGTGTCATTATTTCAACAATCATAATCTGCGGGATTACCTACCTCGTATTTGGAGGGAAGATATGGAATGATTTTATTTTCTACCATATACCCCAGGTTCAAACCGGGAGAGCTTTATCCTTTTTAGCAGAATCTGAACAAAATATAGAATTTAATATTGCTCCTTTCGGAATTCCATTCAAACTCAGAGCATTAGGTATTTTAAATATTGGATGGAAAGAGGCCAAGACAGCAAGTAATATATTTTCAATATTTTTATTAATTATAACCATATTAGCAGCTTTTAGGAAAGGAAGTCCTCGTTTCCGTCTTACAATATGGATCTCAATTTTAATGTTTGGCTCCTTGAAAAGTCCTTATGCAGCTGCATTTGTTATGCTTACGGTAAGTTTTTTATTCCTAATTCTCGTTTGTGAACTAAAATCAGTGAAATCAATTGTATTATACATAATTGCTTTTATACTCTTTTCTTTTCATTTTCCAATCTCCAATCCCAAAATTGCTATTGGTGTTTCTCTGATTAGAGTATCAATGTTATACATATTTTTATTATGGATAATATTCAGAAAAGAGAAACCATCAGGGCGTGGATTTTCTCAGGGCGTGGGTTAATCCACGCTCTGAGGAAATCCAACACCCGGTTTGGGGAACATGCCCGGTTTTAGTGTAATTTCAAAGAAGTATTTTTAGCAATTCCTGAAAAATCTTTATCATTCGTTAAAAGAAGAACATCATTTTCTATAGCTATAGCTGCAATTAAACAATCTATTGTTTTTCTTACTGTAATTCCTGCCTTTCTACAACTTCTATAGATCTCTGATGCGTGGAGAAAGGTTTGTTTTTCTTTGATAGGTAGATAAGGTAACTCTAATATAATAGATTTCGTCCGTAGATATTCTTTATCCTTACCTATCCCCTGTAACACCTCGGTTATGATAATACCGGTTGTACAAATCTCCTGATTATCATTTAATAACTTTTCTAATTTTTTTACACCGACATTGGATTTATTGTTCAAAAAATCAACCCAAACGCTTGTATCAATCAGTATCATAACCTATATTCTCGATTCTCTTCAAGATCTCCTTCCCAACCAATTCCCTGTAAGCTTAAAATTTTATCTGAAAGTTTTTTTTGGGAAGACTTATTGCTTATTACGGGAAAAATAATAATTTCTGCTTCTTCAAAGTCAAAATCCAAAGGTAGCTCAATAGTTATTTTATTGTTAATTATCTTTACATTTTCGCGAATGGCCAGTGTATTCATATTACAAATTCCTTTTCCTCAAGAATAACCAGAGAAAGTAAAAAGTCAATACTTTTCCAACACCACACCACAGCACATCTTCCCCTTCTCTGTGACGTGGTTCGACAGGCTCACCAACCGGACGCTGAGAAGGGGTGCCCGTTAGGGCACCGATGAGATTAATCAGATCTATTTCACATTTTTAGTCTGAATCAATCCAATTTTCTATTTTAATATTCTGTATTCTCTGAAAATGTTTTACATTTCTTGTGATAAGAACCATATCATTGGCGACAGCAGTAGCACCAATTAATAAATCAAAGTCACTTATCATCTTTCCCTCTTTCCCTCTTTTTTAAGTCTGGCTTTTTCTTTGGCAAAAATATCCAGGCAAGTTGTCAAAGGTATAATAGTAAATTTCTTAGAAAAGTTAATCAAGGAAGAGCGATTTTTCTCTTTTTTATTTTCAGCACTGTTTTCTATACCATATTTTAATTCTGCTATTGTGATTTCTGATACAAAACAACTTTCTATGCCAATTTTTCTAACCTTTTCAATGAGATTGAATTCTCCTTTTAAAAAATGAATACAGATATTTGTATCTAATAAATACTTATTCAAAATTCAATCTCCCTTTCGGTTTGCACCCTGGCTGAATAAATTCTTTCGATAAGTTCTTCTGAAGATTCTTCTTCATCCCAACTACCAAAGACTTCTTCAAGTTCAGAATCCCCACTCGCTTCATTTTCCTGCTGTAAAATGGAATCGGAAATCCGACTTATGATTTCAACTTTTTGCCTGATTTCATAGGTATCGATAATCCGTAATAGATTTTCTACTACATCATCAAAAGTGGGCTTCCCGATGATTCCTGCAGATTCAATAATTTCATTTGCCATTCTCCCCTCCTTTAGCATTATCTTCCGAGCTTACTAAACGGATGTTTTTACTGCAAGTCTTTTTAAAAATTCGTATTCCAAACCAAACCGATTGCTGAGCGAAGGTGTAAACCTGAGCCGAAGCACCGGTTTGGGGTTCAGCAGCCGGTTCCGATACTCAGGCAGCGTCCCGGTGGTGGGTTTGTTGGTTTTGTATGTAGGATTCGATTCGCTTTATATTCTTCCATTCAACACAATCGACAGAAAAACCTTCCTGCCAGTATATCAATTTCATTTTATAGGACACATAACCCTTGATACGCATCACCACATAGGAAATGCTTAATTTCGGGGGAATGGACATCAGGATATGAACATGATCCCTATAACCGTTAAGAATACGAATGCTGCTTCCGATTTCCTGCGCTTTAGAACAGGCTAATTCTCTAATTTTCTCAATATCCTCATCTTTCAGACAGGCCACCCGGTTCTTCGTGGAAAAAACAATATGATAATGTAAATTATACCTTGTTTGGTTGGCTCTCATACACCTATTTTATTTATGGCATATTTTTGTATAGCATTATTTCATCATAACGTGTTTCATCGTGCCGTGGGTGTGCTCTGTTTATCCTTCCCGGTATATCTTTCTGTGAATGGAATCCAGATTGTTTTTAAAGTCTTTGTCCAGGATTAGAGGAATCAGTTCGAAAACTTCTCGGTAGACTCCTCTACCTTTCCCGGATAGAAGTCTTAACAGCTTATTTTTGGATATATAGGCAGTTTTAAAGAAGAGATGATCTACAAAACGAGGAGAGGATTTTCTCTGGTACAAAAAAGAATTTAGATGAAACATTTTCAAAACTTCTAAATAATCATCTACTAAATTATTAGATTCAAAGATAAGACATCTTTCCGCTTCCTTTTCATAGAATTTTAAAATCTTGCTTAATGGTTCTATGCTATAAGAAACTTCATATTTATAAATTGCAGACTGCATTAAGCGTAGACGATGGAATCTACGTTTGTCGGCTTCGGAGAAATGCCCTTTTGTAAGATAGTCTTTGCGTATGGCTTTATCAAGAGAGGTTTTTGAGATTGAGCGTATATTAGATGAATAATAACTTAGTTCATCGGATAACACATAAGAAGGTGCTTTTATAAACTCATCTAATGTGCAATCCTGTATAGATGATAAGCTAAGGATTATATACCCTGAAAGTCTCTGTGCTTTCATCCTCGATTGAATAACCTTTTAATAATAGTTAAGATTGAGCTTGACTCCTGCTTTTCTGTAAAGCTATCAAACTTTTTAGTTACCTTCCTGAAACCCTCACTGGCTCTTTGAATCTCTTCGGCTTTGATTGAATCATTAACTCTCCAGGCTTCACCGAGACTAACACCGGAATAAACTTCCACATGAACTTTGTCGTATTCTACCTTATCAGGATCAATAGTTTTCTTTTTAATTGAGCCGGTCATTTTTCTATCTTCTTGAGAAAACTCTTTCCGAGCATTTATAAACTCGGAATATTCCCTGTAAGTATCATCATTCTTGAACAATTCCATAAGCTCACAATATTATCTTACTTAAAACCTGTCAAGCTTTTTGCAACCAACACCTTTCCCAAACCGGGTGTGGGGAACACAGCGTACATAGTACCCACCCTGC
Encoded here:
- a CDS encoding DUF2029 domain-containing protein, translated to MKKNVTLSQIGRRLVLTSWLGILLPYLFLIFPIPLIISFGLLDAINAPFFIMCTILLSPIISFGFPKLSSYLPESLDQWFQNTKKFVLLLWGIGVLISWFSLGSLSIFLMDFKYSNYSVLPDDSFIIKHSCLTAYTHGSILAEDPSLNVYDLSIVDLKKGDPYPPTAEIFKPFKLDAYGYPPPFLLFPKLLLLITKNYMSLRAMFSGISMLIAILTAYILAKTLGNNHEKRIFIFTPLLISSPAIAITLQVGNFHLTAISISLLVWAYLEKNKNAISGTLLSIVTLSKISPGILGIMLVFQKKYKAILSVIISTIIICGITYLVFGGKIWNDFIFYHIPQVQTGRALSFLAESEQNIEFNIAPFGIPFKLRALGILNIGWKEAKTASNIFSIFLLIITILAAFRKGSPRFRLTIWISILMFGSLKSPYAAAFVMLTVSFLFLILVCELKSVKSIVLYIIAFILFSFHFPISNPKIAIGVSLIRVSMLYIFLLWIIFRKEKPSGRGFSQGVG
- a CDS encoding PIN domain nuclease, whose product is MILIDTSVWVDFLNNKSNVGVKKLEKLLNDNQEICTTGIIITEVLQGIGKDKEYLRTKSIILELPYLPIKEKQTFLHASEIYRSCRKAGITVRKTIDCLIAAIAIENDVLLLTNDKDFSGIAKNTSLKLH
- the tnpA gene encoding IS200/IS605 family transposase, producing the protein MRANQTRYNLHYHIVFSTKNRVACLKDEDIEKIRELACSKAQEIGSSIRILNGYRDHVHILMSIPPKLSISYVVMRIKGYVSYKMKLIYWQEGFSVDCVEWKNIKRIESYIQNQQTHHRDAA